The genome window CCAGCACCACCCGGGCGGCGAAGGTCAACGACATCGCGGTCCGGCGTCCGGTCCGGATTCCGTCGAGCAGTGGGCCGATCACCGGGGCAAGCACGGCGAACGGGGCGATTGTCACGAGCAGGTAGGCGGCGACCGACCCCTTGGATTCGCCGGTCGTCGCCGAGAAGAACAGGGTGCCGGCCAAGGAGACGGCGAGGACGGCGTCCACCGCGAAGTTGGCGATGGTGGCGTACATTAGGGCCGTCAGCCCGGACTCGCGGGCCCCGTCGGCCCCGAGCATGCCGTAAACCTTGGCGGTGAGCCGGTGGGCGAGACGGTTGGGCAATGGCCGGACGTCACTGCCCACCGATCTGCACCTCGTACATCGTGTCCCACAGCTTCCCGGACAAGAGGTAACGGTCGGTGCCGCTGGAGCCGCTGGTGTCGCTGGTGTCTGCAGCGCCACCGGTGTCCGGGAGCTTCGCGATACCGTTGAGGACATCCGCGCCAGGGCGTTCCCGGGCCGGGAGATCCAGTGAGGACGTGTCCAGCACGCCGGTGACCTCCCCGGTCGTCGGGTTGATCCGCAGGATCCGGTCGGACTGCCACACGTTCGCCCACACCACCCCGTCGGAGCAGTCGAGTTCATTGAGCTGGTCGACCGGGGCGCCGTCGAGGGTGACGTCCACCGTCCCGGTCACGGCGAACGTCGAAGGGTCCCGGAACGTCAGCCGGTCCGACCCGTCGGACATCACCAGACGCTCACCGTTGGAGCACAGGCCCCACCCCTCACCCTCGTAACTGACCCGTCCGGTCTCCTCGAGTGTGGTGGCGTCCCGCGAGACCGCGATACCGTTCTTCCAGGTCAACTGCCAGATGGTGTCCCCGACGCGGGTCGATCCCTCACCGAACAGCGCCGGGTCCAGGTCGGCGGAGACCGTCGGTTCCCCGCCGGTGATGGGCGTCCGATAGATCCGGGACCGGCCCTCCAACCCGGTAGAGACCAGGAGATCACCGTCCGGCATCACCTCGAGCCCC of Corynebacterium terpenotabidum Y-11 contains these proteins:
- a CDS encoding glutaminyl-peptide cyclotransferase, translated to MDPMVPYPSSSRRRLRRPVRRPARLVVAVVGVSAIVLAGCSDGEDAEIGEATVLTAEVVAEHPADATSFVQGLEVMPDGDLLVSTGLEGRSRIYRTPITGGEPTVSADLDPALFGEGSTRVGDTIWQLTWKNGIAVSRDATTLEETGRVSYEGEGWGLCSNGERLVMSDGSDRLTFRDPSTFAVTGTVDVTLDGAPVDQLNELDCSDGVVWANVWQSDRILRINPTTGEVTGVLDTSSLDLPARERPGADVLNGIAKLPDTGGAADTSDTSGSSGTDRYLLSGKLWDTMYEVQIGGQ